The nucleotide sequence ctttcttttccccttCTTTAGACTTAGACCTTTGTATTCTAAACCCATAGCTTGTGGATTTCAAGCCTCAGTTGCTGGAAACTGTAAAAGTCTAATTTAGAATCAGACCTTCAAGTGTTTCAGTCTAAGATATCAGCATCCACAGGTCTGCCTCTCAGTTGAAACACTTGGATCTGAACCAATACTACTTCAGTTGAGCTACCAACCAAGTACATAAAAGGAAGATTTTGCCATAACCAATAATATCAAACTAAACACATGGGCAGACAACTATACTTTTCACCTGAAAAGGTTCAGAAGTTCTAACCTTAGATATGTTTCACTCCTATATTTCTAAATACTCAGACACTGGTCAGCTTGTAatgtattaaaaagaaaaaggccaTGATGGCCAAGAGGAAATATGAACATGTAACTTTAACATCTCCATCAGAACCATGCTAAAGTGCAACAAAATAATCAGATCCATCCATGGCAGAACATGAAGTATGTGGATAACTTTGATCAGAAGATGCACCAACACATCAAGATTGACATATATTTTGGTTAACTGTTATATAATAATATCAACAATATAAGCTATACCCGTTGGAACAGACCTGCTTTTTCCCTCTCACCCCTAGATGTGGAGTTGCCAAGGTAATAAAATTGATTGGCTCCAATCCAGCAATCATACCTCGTCTTGAAGAGCATGATGATtgtgaattttctttcttagaaTTCTTAAGATCATCAGATTGACTAATGCTTGAAGTGTTTGGTGTATACAGGACAGCAATTGCATATCTTGCAAACAAACCACCAAGGGAATGGGCTAAAAAGGAGATCCTTTTTAAGCTCTGTGTCTTTTGCACAACTTGCATAACCTGTTTATGGCAAAAGTCATTGATGATGTAACAGAATTAGGTCATTACTAAATGCAGCCACAGGCTATACCAAATGTAAATCAGAGGTTTTCACACACACAAATATTCCAAGACTTACTTCATCCGCTAATCGTTTTCCAGCTCCATCAATCCCACCGAAGGTTTTTGTGTAAGTATTAGATGAACTTACTGCGCAAATCAAAATAGTCTTAAGTCTTTCAAAACTCGCAAAATGTATCCAATCCACACATACACGTCAGAaaattcgaaaaaaaaaaaatgttcacaTCTACGCTAACAAAAATCATCCATAGAACCTATTTCTAACTATTTAGTGTTCACCTAGTGTAACTAAAGCTTCTAACCCAGTGCTACACTGAAAACAAATCTACACAGAGAAGAGGTTGCTTTTAAAAATGTAAACATACTTGAAATTCGAAACCTCTTCCTAGAAGCTCTTCTTCAAAAGCATCCCATCCCTagttttacaaaagaaaagtttttGGTCTCAAAACACTATACTTTAATAGTGCTCTAGTGTGTAACTTAACATGCACTAAAGCACTTTGTTAGTCAGAAAGAATGTTTAGGCAATTAAAAAGCTCTGTCAAATGGGAACACAGTTTCATCAATACAAATTTTGTTATGTCATTGTCTATCTTGATAATTTCTTCAGTAATAGAATAGGATTATAGCTCTTCTCACACTAATTCAATCTTTATCCTTTTCCATCTATATCACTCCCTATTAGAACTAGAACTATTACACACCAATTCATTCTTCAATTGGCTTCATTCTTGCTCTTCTTGGCAGTGTTCTGAATAACTTCTCTACTACTTTACCACCAATTGATAATATGCCAACATTTTCTCATATCTGATAATTTATCAAATGGAAAGGGAATAAAGGAGAAACACTGAAAATATTAAGACGAACATACCATAAATTAAAAGTTTCTTCCCAGACGCTTTTTCAACTCTGCTTCTGCATATGTCCAATCACTTGGGCTGCATTAGTAAAAGGGAATGACTTTTAGAGCCTCTAACCAACAGAAACATAATATTTCaagtaacaataaaaaaataaaatggctGATAGAAGGCAATTTAGGAAAGATAATGGCAACAGAAGctcaaaaatgtttaaaacacaaacacaaaactatattttcttttcctttattttaccCTTATGACGACAATTCCTTTTTTTCTAATTTGGGGACATACTACTCTGTGAATTGCTTTTCCTGAGAATATACCTAGCCAAGATGCCATGAACAAGGACAAGGAGATGATCAGGTTCATGCTTCCCATGCATAAAGCCCCTGGGTGATGCAGCATTTCCTTGAGTGGTACTCATAGCTTGAGCTCTGAGGCTTTTATGCTTCCAAGTACTGTTTATGCCTGCAcaacatatatgtatatatttagtttttttctaaTTGATAAGTAAGAATATGTGTATGTTTAGACAGACATTTAAAGCAGCATCACCCAAATACAGACAAAGCAGACAAGATGCACCCAAAGGAAAAATATGCTTGCACAAGTTTATAAAACACCCTCCACCGAAGGGAAAAAGGCAATTTAAAAGAAAGCTAGTGTGTGTTCACATGCTTAAACTATCGTAGAATAATATATCTAAAACATGagcaaagaaataaaataatatgcagTTGTTTGGACACTTTCAAGCAAACAATACTTAAGTAAATGGCATTCCAGATGTTTATGACACTAGAGACATATGTCAACTTTTATAGAAGTGTTCACTtctatttacttaaaaaaatgtgCAGAAGCAcaagagtgtttttttttttttttttttgtggaaaatatTATATGGTTACTActatcatattttctttattctatgATTCTTCTGTATGTGAATACATAATTAACATAGTTAAGTAAATTCAGAGCACACATTTAGTTTGCCCATGTCTGAATATTGTGAGTTTATGATTGGTCATTCAGAGTCCAAGCGAGAGTACATCAACCATGTCTGTTTCAGAGATCATAGCTAGCAACAGTTTTGGATGTCAACAGGAGTTATATCCGATCCTTTTCACTGTTTTTATCTGAAATTGATGGATGAAAGATTTtgttcatacattttttttttcctttttgtgatAGACAAACAGAAGATATATTAAACAGTGCTTAACAAAATGGGAGCATCCTACATACACAGGGGGATACAAATTCTGCCATTATGCTATATCAAAATGCACCAAAACAAACATAGAAAGGTCATTCTCCAAACCTTCTTACCCCACTTATCCACACCTCTACCATGTCATCCCAACAGAAACTCTGTAATCATTGCAATACCAACTTATTAGACAAACTCCATATAGTTCTGGAATGTTTTGGATTGTAATAATGATGTGCTTCTGTTTCCAGAACTTCAAACTTTCCATATCTTTCATAACTTTAGCATAATCCAAAACTCACAAACTCCAACTCCTTTAATATAAAAGCCTAAATGAGGCACTGTCTGGATGTTACAATGGATGCCATGAACTCATAAGTAATTCACTAaccctttgttttttattatacaGGCAACAAGCACGGATCCACACCATTAGACTACTTGCTAAAGCAGCTTAGCCCCTCCCTTCACCAACCCCCAACCACTGCACCCCCAAAagaatccttttttttcttttctctttttttttttccctttttttttataagcgaGTAACCTTCCATAGCCAAGCCCGGACTCAATCCTCAAGGTGTTGACCACCTCACAACAACCAACACCGGGTAAATTCAAGGTATCATCAGTAGCAGGATTTGAACCCAACCCAAAACCATGTGCCACTTACTGGGACCACACTTCCGGGCTACCCTGGCGGGTACCCCAAAAGAATCCCTTCCTCCCGCCAATGCAGTGGAATTCTCTTTAACACTATTAATTGACGATTTGCACCAGACAGCAATTACTAGCTTTCTCAAATTATTACCACAAATTAGTGGCAGCAAGCACAGGTAACTATTGCTGAAAATAACTGCCTTCTAATAGGGATTTGAGATTGAAAAGTCATGGAATAGCGATTCTTTGCTTCTGCCAACATGCCCAAATACAGGATGTAGAACCAATTCTAAATTCTGTTGTATTTCCCACAATGCCCCGTTTAGAGAAATTTGAGCTAAGTAAAAATTAAagggaaattaaaaataaatttcagttGGAGTAAGAAACTCTTACCGAGAATTCAACATGGCATTTGCAGTTCTGAATTATCATGTTAAAGTATCAAATTTGCCCTCAAATTTTCGCGGAGATTTCAAACACTGCCTTCAATTATTCGCTAATTAGGACTGGCAAACTACACTGAACCTAGTGCGAaaccaaaagggaaaaaaaaaagtttccaaGTATTCACTTCTTTTCCCAGAAACCAAACGGAGAATCATCTGAAAATGGCATGGAATTTCATTTCCTAAATCAAATTCCGATCACAACCCAAACAATCAgcgaaaagggaaaaaaacaaacaaaaaaaacaaacaaaaaagacaaacaaaaacGCCAACAATTAAGtcaatgaaaagaaagaaagaaagaaatataccAGAGAAGGTCAAACCCTGACGATGATAAAAGGAGGAACAAGAATGCGAAGAGGAAGGAGGCGAAGAATAAGAATGAGAGGAGGATCCTACATGTCCATGTCCATGCCCTCCATTTTTTAGATGAAGCCTCGAAGAGTAACGGCAACGAGCGTGAATAAGAGACGCCGTtgccatatatatatgaaaaaaaccCACCAACCAAAACAGACAAGAGAGAGATGAATTCGGGTCTCTTAGGTCAGCATGGACACCATGATCTTCGTTATCCTAAACTCAGCGGCTCAGCCCCATGCCCTGGCTGATTCTAATTTCAGTCAGCCTTGGACTTTCGCGAAGATGCCTCTCTCCCTATCTTTAGGACTTGGTTCCACCTTCCATGCTCTTCATTACATACCTGTGCTTGGGCTTTGGGAATCGGGAATTGGGAATTGGGAATTGGGaggagaagatgatgatgacgaCACTTGTGTGTTATCTACGGCCGCGCCTACAGGACAAATTCATCCTGAATCATTAAGCATCACTGGAACTGGACCCTTTTTTGTCACTTACTCGACCCACAAAATTAAggatatcaaattttattaatcgGTTCAATTCAATGAATCCAttaatgtttcaatttttaactttttgagaaaaataggATAAGAGAAGTAACATATGAAGTCTGACGTTATTCTTTTACTAAAATGGTTGTTTATTTATCGATGTGGGAATCTGGGTGAGATTAATTTTCATGGGCCTGGAGGATGGTTTGTTGAAGTACATATCCTTGATCCTGTCATCCGTACGTCATCACCAACCACCTCCCATATTGAAGAGAAAATACAGGTTATATaatgattttcatattttatgctCTTTGTAGTTAGGGTTTTAAATTCTTGGGCAAATGTATtaatagatttttaattttttgatggaTGAAAAAAAGTTTTGGTGGATgcgtttataattttttttaactttattaaaaatatttttaatataaattaacaataatattatttattgtaaattgttttcaaaaattgtttttgtaaaaattttcattgatattgGCAATTTGgcatgaaaaaatattttcaatcccTATATTTGGAAGTAAGGTTGTACCTAGAGTGGATTGGGCCGGTTTGATGGTTAACCCAAGTCCagctcaaataaaaaaaaattaataatgaatttaaCTTTTATCTTAAGATAGTTAATTCAATTCTAACcaaatcttatttttctaatttcttattGTATCTAAATTGATTATATTAAAATCGAGTTAGTTGAATTAAAGTCAAGTTGATTGTATTATATAATTCAAAGTTCgcccataatttttttaaaaaaaatatctatattttattaaaatttaaataataaataagacaaaatctcaaaaataataagttaataaaaaatatatatatttttagaaaatttaaaaagatatgatataattataattttatatttttaaaattttttaaaaatattattatatagaaaaCTATATATTGTAAATACTATAATCATATCAAATGGGATTGGGTTAGATTCAAATTGTAAGCATTACACATTCAACccaagtattaaaaatggttACTCAAATCCATCCGCACATAGGATTGGGTCGGGTCAACCCGCCCAATTGTAGCAGTAGTCGAAGGAGTTTtgcccttttcctttttcctagTCATATTTTCCCTTCCTTGTGTTGCGGCGCCATCTTTTTGCCAACTGGCCTGGACAGCTGGAAAGCTCcctgggtttttattttttgaattcagACTCTTATCTTTGTATAATTTTGACCCTGCCCCTCTGACGCATGCAAGGTTGCTTTCTAGTATATGTTTCCGTACCACACGTAATTACacaaaatcataatatttatcaaagaaTCTAATGACAAACTCTTCTATTTGGAAATGAAACAAGAATCCAAATTGAAAAGCAAAATTTACAGTTCTTCCATCAAGCATCTTTACAACATCATATTACGTACActcatgaaaagaaatattCTAAAGAACGGATATACAGAGAAGACAATGTCTTAATACTTCATCACATTATAGAGCAAGCGTTGGGGTTTTCATCACTGAACATCGCTTCAGCCCTTGCATCAATGACGGTTGAATGGATGGGCTGATGATAGTAACCATGATCATGGCCATTGTAGCCGTGCTTGTAGTAGTTGTATGAAGAAGACGGCCGAGAGTCACTGTATGCGAATGGAAAGCGacgacgatgatgatgatgataatagtTCTGATAGAACTGATCGGTATAGTTGTAGTACTCTGGGTTGTAAGGAAACGGCCATAGTTCGGCCTTTCTTCCGGTCTTCCTCACTGCTTTGAGAACCTTCTTCTGGTCTGCCCATCCCATTACAGTCACCTTCTGCATGGCCATGTCCACGTCTATATCATCTATTCCTGGTATTCATTCCAAATCCATAAACCAATTAAGCTCTTTTTAGAAATCAATGAAATGCGACTCATTTCAGATATTTTTATGAAGATCCATGGAAGGTGATATTGGTTAAGATCTGTGCCATCTAAAATAATGaagatgagaaaattaaaaagaaaatatacataCCATCAAGTTTTTGAAGAGCTTTCCTTATCTTGCTCTCGCACCCTGCACAATCCATGTGCACTCTCATCTCTACTATCTGAAATCAA is from Vitis riparia cultivar Riparia Gloire de Montpellier isolate 1030 chromosome 10, EGFV_Vit.rip_1.0, whole genome shotgun sequence and encodes:
- the LOC117923783 gene encoding LOW QUALITY PROTEIN: putative lipase YDR444W (The sequence of the model RefSeq protein was modified relative to this genomic sequence to represent the inferred CDS: substituted 1 base at 1 genomic stop codon), producing the protein MATASLIHARCRYSSRLHLKNGGHGHGHVGSSSHSYSSPPSSSHSCSSFYHRQGLTFSGINSTWKHKSLRAQAMSTTQGNAASPRGFMHGKHEPDHLLVLVHGILASPSDWTYAEAELKKRLGRNFXFMVCSSSNTYTKTFGGIDGAGKRLADEVMQVVQKTQSLKRISFLAHSLGGLFARYAIAVLYTPNTSSISQSDDLKNSKKENSQSSCSSRRGMIAGLEPINFITLATPHLGVRGKKQLPFLLGVPILEKIAAPIAPIFAGRTGSQLFLTDGKPNKPPLLLRMASDCEDGKFIAALGAFSCRILYANVSYDHMVGWRTSSIRRETELVKPPRRSLDGYKHVVDVEYCPPVLSDGPHFPPEAAKAKEAAQNAPSTQSTVEYHEILEEEMIHGLQQLGWKKVDVSFHSAFWPFFAHNNIHVKNEWLYNAGVGVVAHVAESLKQQESSTFIAANL
- the LOC117923275 gene encoding heavy metal-associated isoprenylated plant protein 28, which gives rise to MTIVEMRVHMDCAGCESKIRKALQKLDGIDDIDVDMAMQKVTVMGWADQKKVLKAVRKTGRKAELWPFPYNPEYYNYTDQFYQNYYHHHHRRRFPFAYSDSRPSSSYNYYKHGYNGHDHGYYHQPIHSTVIDARAEAMFSDENPNACSIM